A genomic stretch from Helianthus annuus cultivar XRQ/B chromosome 1, HanXRQr2.0-SUNRISE, whole genome shotgun sequence includes:
- the LOC110918880 gene encoding glycine-rich cell wall structural protein 1-like — translation MVEFMEHLKVYNDISAQKSKAKERAVEEKSRASDEKLKEKVRLSNEKIRISDEKIRLKEWEIMMMNVENEPEPKLGGWWWVTAALVGGNSAGGGWRVVASTRIDGGGDWWQWSVVVVAVVGNGGGDGRGVVVGGDVVGGSGRWRVMVDCGGCRQWRVVMAAVASVREGGKGGGDGGNGWRWLTAGSGGGDGGGDGGGWRLWRW, via the exons ATGGTTGAGTTTATGGAACACCTAAAAGTGTACAACGACATATCGGCCCAAAAGTCGAAGGCGAAGGAGCGGGCCGTCGAAGAAAAAAGTCGTGCATCGGACgagaagttaaaagaaaaggtCCGATTGTCGAATGAGAAAATCCGAATCTCCGATGAAAAAATTCGGCTTAAGGAATGGGAAATAATGATGATGAATGTCGAGAACGAACCCGAGCcgaaac tgggtgggtggtggtgggtcaCGGCAGCACTAGTCGGTGGTAATAGCGCCGGTGGAGGGTGGCGGGTGGTGGCGTCAACAAGGATAGATGGCGGCGGTGATTGGTGGCAGtggtcggtggtggtggtggcggtggtcggCAATGGCGGGGGCGATGGTCGGGGTGTGGTGGTTGGCGGTGACGTCGTTGGTGGTAGTGGGCGGTGGCGTGTGATGGTCGATTGTGGAGGGTGTCGGCAGTGGCGAGTAGTGATGGCGGCAGTGGCGTCGGTCCGTGAAGGTGGCAAGGGTGGCGGTGACGGTGGCAATGGGTGGCGATGGTTGACGGCCGGTAGTGGCGGTGGTGACGGCGGTGGTGACGGCGGTGGTTGGCGGCTGTGGCGGTGGTGA